One part of the Acidimicrobiia bacterium genome encodes these proteins:
- a CDS encoding GNAT family N-acetyltransferase, with translation MPQAPRIVAVDPHGPDARDALTQYLNEILDRVAGITGVDPEQADDVDDYQRPGGCFLLVYRDDAVAGCGAVRSIDARTGELKRMWIHPDARGAGLGSRLLDELVAHSRALGHQRLVLDTNGVLVEALALYAKHGFLPIERYNDNPDATHFLGLTL, from the coding sequence GTGCCGCAAGCGCCACGCATCGTCGCAGTCGACCCGCACGGGCCTGACGCGCGCGACGCGCTGACGCAGTACCTGAACGAGATCCTCGACCGCGTCGCGGGCATCACCGGCGTCGATCCGGAGCAGGCCGACGACGTCGACGACTACCAGCGTCCCGGCGGCTGCTTCCTACTGGTGTACCGCGACGACGCGGTCGCCGGTTGCGGCGCAGTGCGCAGCATCGACGCGCGCACCGGAGAGCTGAAGCGCATGTGGATCCATCCCGATGCGCGCGGCGCGGGTCTCGGCAGTCGCCTGCTCGACGAGCTCGTCGCGCACAGCCGCGCGCTCGGACACCAACGGCTCGTGCTCGACACCAACGGCGTGCTCGTCGAGGCGCTCGCGCTCTACGCGAAGCACGGCTTCCTACCCATCGAGCGCTACAACGACAACCCCGACGCGACTCACTTCCTCGGCTTGACCCTGTAG
- a CDS encoding YihY/virulence factor BrkB family protein has product MSSGVKRVLRAVDEFQQSHAPLAFVYGVVKKFGDDRGSQLAGLIAFYGFLSFFPLMLVVITVTAFLAHGNAHLASQIQSSALSQFPVVGKDLTSNDKALPGNGFGLAVGLVGLVWGALGVTQAVQYAFAEVWHVPYKDRAPYFVRIARGLGLFALLGLGVVVTALLASLGPILGDSFLAGAAGFVAGVVVSIGLYLVVFQLHSPKQCTWRHLLPGAIVAGVGWQALELVGVQLVQHQLKNASQLYGTVAFVLGLISFLAFVAQITLYGIEINSVRVQELWPRSLSAPPYTDADREMLRILARQEVRRAGERIDVAFEDA; this is encoded by the coding sequence GTGAGCAGCGGGGTGAAGCGCGTGCTGCGCGCCGTCGACGAGTTCCAGCAATCGCACGCACCGCTCGCGTTCGTGTACGGCGTCGTGAAGAAGTTCGGCGACGACCGCGGCAGTCAACTCGCCGGGCTCATCGCGTTCTACGGCTTCCTCTCGTTCTTTCCACTGATGCTCGTCGTGATCACGGTGACCGCGTTCCTCGCGCACGGCAACGCGCACCTTGCGTCGCAGATCCAATCGTCGGCGTTGAGTCAGTTCCCGGTCGTCGGCAAGGACCTCACGAGCAACGACAAGGCGTTGCCGGGCAACGGCTTCGGTCTCGCGGTCGGTCTCGTCGGTCTCGTCTGGGGCGCGCTCGGCGTCACCCAGGCAGTCCAGTACGCGTTCGCCGAGGTGTGGCACGTGCCCTACAAGGACCGCGCGCCATACTTCGTCCGCATCGCGCGCGGCCTCGGTCTGTTCGCGTTGCTCGGGCTCGGCGTCGTCGTGACCGCGCTGCTCGCGTCGCTCGGACCGATCCTCGGCGACTCGTTCCTCGCGGGCGCAGCCGGCTTCGTCGCCGGTGTCGTGGTGAGCATCGGGCTCTACCTCGTCGTGTTCCAACTGCACAGTCCGAAGCAATGCACGTGGCGCCACCTGCTCCCGGGCGCGATCGTCGCGGGCGTCGGCTGGCAGGCACTCGAGCTCGTCGGCGTGCAGCTCGTACAGCACCAGCTCAAGAACGCGTCGCAGCTCTACGGAACCGTGGCGTTCGTCCTCGGGCTGATCTCGTTCCTCGCGTTCGTCGCGCAGATCACGCTCTACGGCATCGAGATCAACTCGGTGCGCGTGCAGGAGCTCTGGCCGCGCAGCCTCTCCGCTCCGCCCTACACCGACGCCGACCGCGAGATGCTGCGGATCCTCGCCCGCCAGGAAGTCCGGCGCGCCGGCGAGCGGATCGACGTCGCGTTCGAGGACGCTTGA